From a single Streptomyces sp. NBC_01264 genomic region:
- a CDS encoding WhiB family transcriptional regulator has product MTELVQELLVEEADEELGWQERALCAQTDPESFFPEKGGSTREAKKVCLACEVRSECLEYALANDERFGIWGGLSERERRRLKKAAV; this is encoded by the coding sequence ATGACCGAGCTGGTTCAGGAACTGCTGGTCGAGGAGGCGGACGAAGAGCTCGGATGGCAGGAGCGAGCTCTCTGCGCCCAGACCGACCCCGAGTCCTTCTTTCCCGAGAAGGGCGGCTCGACCCGCGAGGCGAAGAAGGTCTGCCTCGCCTGCGAGGTCCGCTCCGAATGCCTTGAGTACGCCCTCGCCAACGACGAGCGATTCGGCATCTGGGGCGGCCTGTCCGAGCGCGAGCGGCGACGCCTGAAGAAGGCCGCCGTCTGA
- a CDS encoding cysteine dioxygenase has translation MNSTSTLNATTATTSAMVESDLQIAGDILSVQHLLQPAREHPATVAEFVGLARSIAADRSEWEHLVRYDATTRWYHRLRTGPGYEVWLLSWVPGQGSGLHDHGASSGVLTVLEGELTEHTARGPLALGAGSQRVFAPGYAHEVQNDSLEGAVSLHVYFPGLTEMPMHSCSPARPEALSV, from the coding sequence ATGAACAGCACCAGCACCCTGAACGCCACCACCGCCACCACGTCGGCGATGGTCGAGAGCGACCTCCAGATCGCCGGCGACATCCTCTCCGTCCAGCACCTCCTGCAGCCCGCCCGCGAGCACCCGGCCACCGTCGCCGAGTTCGTGGGCCTCGCGCGTTCCATCGCCGCCGACCGCTCCGAGTGGGAGCACCTGGTCCGGTACGACGCCACGACCCGCTGGTACCACCGGCTGCGCACCGGCCCCGGCTACGAGGTCTGGCTGCTCAGCTGGGTCCCCGGCCAGGGCAGCGGCCTGCACGACCACGGCGCCTCCTCCGGCGTGCTGACCGTCCTGGAGGGCGAGCTCACCGAGCACACCGCCCGCGGCCCGCTCGCCCTCGGCGCCGGCTCCCAGCGCGTCTTCGCCCCCGGGTACGCCCACGAAGTGCAGAACGACAGCCTCGAAGGGGCCGTCAGCCTGCACGTGTACTTCCCCGGTCTGACCGAGATGCCGATGCACAGCTGCTCTCCGGCCCGGCCCGAGGCCCTCTCCGTCTGA
- the cofD gene encoding 2-phospho-L-lactate transferase, with translation MRIVVLAGGIGGARFLRGLQSAVPDADITVIGNTGDDIHLFGLKVCPDLDTVMYTLGGGINEDQGWGRTDESFTVKEELAAYGVGPTWFGLGDRDFATHIVRTQMLGAGYPLSAVTEALCDRWQPGVRLLPMSDDRVETHVAITDSQSGERRVVHFQEYWVRMRAAVDAEAVVPVGAEQAKPAPGVLEAIAAADVILFPPSNPVVSVGTILAVPGIREAVAAAAAPVVGLSPIVGGAPVRGMADKVLAAVGVESTAAAVALHYGTELLDGWLVDTADADAVTEVEAAGITCRAVPLMMTDLAATAEMARAALELAEASR, from the coding sequence ATGCGCATTGTTGTTCTGGCCGGCGGCATCGGCGGCGCCCGTTTCCTCCGAGGTCTCCAGTCCGCCGTTCCCGACGCGGACATCACGGTCATCGGCAACACCGGTGACGACATTCACCTGTTCGGGCTCAAGGTCTGCCCCGACCTGGACACCGTGATGTACACCCTCGGTGGTGGCATCAACGAGGACCAGGGCTGGGGCCGCACCGACGAGTCCTTCACCGTCAAGGAGGAACTCGCCGCGTACGGGGTCGGACCGACCTGGTTCGGCCTCGGTGACCGAGACTTCGCCACCCACATCGTCCGTACGCAGATGCTCGGTGCGGGCTACCCGCTCAGCGCCGTCACCGAGGCCCTCTGCGACCGCTGGCAGCCCGGGGTCCGGCTGCTCCCCATGTCCGACGACCGGGTCGAGACCCACGTCGCGATCACCGACTCGCAGAGCGGCGAGCGCCGGGTCGTCCACTTCCAGGAGTACTGGGTCCGCATGCGTGCCGCGGTGGACGCCGAGGCCGTCGTACCCGTGGGCGCCGAGCAGGCCAAGCCCGCGCCCGGCGTCCTGGAGGCCATCGCGGCCGCCGACGTGATCCTCTTCCCGCCGTCCAACCCCGTGGTGTCGGTGGGCACCATCCTCGCCGTGCCCGGCATCCGCGAGGCCGTGGCCGCCGCCGCGGCGCCCGTCGTGGGGCTCTCCCCCATCGTCGGGGGCGCCCCCGTGCGCGGGATGGCCGACAAGGTGCTGGCCGCCGTGGGCGTCGAGTCCACCGCCGCGGCCGTCGCCCTGCACTACGGCACCGAGCTGCTCGACGGCTGGCTCGTCGACACCGCCGACGCGGACGCCGTCACCGAGGTGGAGGCCGCCGGCATCACCTGCCGGGCGGTCCCGCTGATGATGACCGACCTGGCCGCCACGGCGGAGATGGCGCGGGCCGCGCTGGAACTGGCGGAGGCCTCGCGGTGA
- a CDS encoding coenzyme F420-0:L-glutamate ligase, whose amino-acid sequence MTAPHGTSYEVRAVSGIPEVRPGDDLAALIAAAGPELRDGDILLVTSKIVSKAEGRIVRADSREEAIDAETVRVVARRGTLRIVENRQGLVMAAAGVDASNTEAGTVLLLPEDPDASAAAIRAGLRELRSVDVGVIVTDTFGRPWRTGLTDVAIGSAGVQVLDDLRGGTDAHGNPLSATVVATADELAAAGDLVKGKALGLPVAIVRGLEHVLGEGSSAADLVRSPADDMFRLGTSEAVREAVTQRRTVRAFTSEPVDPGAVRRAVAAAVTAPAPHHTTPWRFVLLESAGARLELLDAMRDAWIEDLRRDGKSEESIARRVRRGDVLRAAPYLVVPCLVTDGAHDYGHARRDAAEREMFVVAMGAGVQNFLVALAGERLGSAWVSSTMFCRDVVRKVLGLPEDWDPMGAVAVGHAAVAPAERGARAAEEFIEVR is encoded by the coding sequence GTGACCGCCCCGCACGGGACCTCGTACGAGGTCCGGGCCGTCAGCGGGATCCCCGAGGTACGGCCCGGCGACGACCTGGCGGCGCTGATCGCGGCCGCCGGGCCGGAGCTGCGCGACGGCGACATCCTGCTCGTCACCTCGAAGATCGTCTCCAAGGCGGAGGGCCGGATCGTCCGCGCCGATTCGCGCGAGGAGGCGATCGACGCCGAGACCGTACGGGTCGTCGCGCGCCGGGGGACGCTGCGGATCGTGGAGAACCGGCAGGGGCTGGTCATGGCCGCCGCCGGGGTCGATGCCTCGAACACCGAGGCCGGGACCGTCCTGCTGCTGCCCGAGGACCCCGACGCCTCGGCCGCCGCGATCCGTGCGGGGCTGCGGGAGCTGCGGTCCGTGGACGTGGGCGTGATCGTGACGGACACCTTCGGGCGGCCGTGGCGCACCGGGCTCACGGACGTGGCGATCGGCTCGGCCGGCGTACAGGTCCTGGACGACCTGCGCGGGGGCACCGACGCCCACGGGAACCCGCTGAGCGCGACGGTCGTCGCCACCGCCGACGAGCTGGCCGCCGCGGGCGACCTGGTCAAGGGCAAGGCCCTGGGCCTGCCGGTGGCGATCGTGCGCGGGCTGGAACACGTCCTGGGCGAGGGGTCCTCGGCGGCCGACCTGGTCCGCTCGCCGGCCGACGACATGTTCCGGCTGGGCACCTCGGAGGCGGTACGGGAGGCCGTGACGCAGCGGCGTACCGTACGGGCCTTCACGTCCGAGCCGGTGGACCCCGGCGCGGTGCGCCGCGCGGTGGCGGCGGCCGTGACGGCCCCGGCCCCGCACCACACGACGCCGTGGCGGTTCGTGCTGCTGGAGTCCGCGGGTGCGCGGCTGGAGCTGCTCGACGCGATGCGGGACGCCTGGATCGAGGACCTGCGGCGGGACGGGAAGTCCGAGGAGTCCATCGCGAGGCGGGTCCGGCGGGGCGACGTCCTGCGGGCCGCGCCCTACCTGGTGGTGCCCTGTCTGGTCACGGACGGCGCGCACGACTACGGGCACGCCCGGCGGGACGCCGCCGAGCGGGAGATGTTCGTCGTCGCGATGGGCGCGGGCGTGCAGAACTTCCTGGTCGCGCTGGCCGGGGAACGGCTGGGCTCCGCGTGGGTGTCCTCGACGATGTTCTGCCGGGACGTGGTGCGCAAGGTGCTCGGCCTGCCGGAGGACTGGGACCCGATGGGCGCGGTGGCCGTCGGGCACGCCGCGGTCGCTCCGGCGGAGCGGGGCGCGCGGGCGGCGGAGGAGTTCATCGAGGTCCGGTGA
- a CDS encoding DNA-3-methyladenine glycosylase family protein gives MAQPPGPGAGERAGQAAGEPAAHPAAGGHPAHPAAGGHPAHPKTRSWTPPGPVDLGLTLGPLRRGPADPTFRITPGTVWRATRTPAGPATLRVALDGTAVCATAWGPGADWILDGLPELLGSADDPAAFVPRHRLVHASHRRRPGLRLTRTGLVLESLIPTVLEQKVTADEAYRAWRRLVRQYGEPAPGPGPIPGPGLYVMPDPRTWTLIPSWDWHKAGVDSKRSATIVRAARHAARLEEAAAMDLPAAAARLEAIPGIGPWTSAETLQRSNGAADAVTTGDLHLPGIIGYALAGNRDADDAAMLELLAPYAGQRHRAARLVLLAGATPPRRAPRMPRGDIGKL, from the coding sequence ATGGCCCAGCCCCCCGGTCCGGGCGCGGGCGAGCGTGCCGGTCAAGCCGCAGGCGAGCCCGCTGCCCACCCCGCCGCCGGCGGGCACCCCGCCCACCCCGCCGCCGGCGGGCACCCCGCCCACCCCAAGACCCGCTCCTGGACCCCACCCGGCCCGGTGGATCTCGGCCTCACCCTCGGCCCCCTCAGACGCGGCCCCGCCGACCCCACCTTCCGCATCACCCCCGGCACGGTCTGGCGAGCCACCCGCACCCCCGCCGGCCCCGCCACCCTCCGGGTCGCGCTGGACGGGACGGCGGTGTGCGCCACCGCCTGGGGCCCCGGTGCCGACTGGATCCTCGACGGACTGCCCGAGCTGCTCGGCTCCGCCGACGACCCGGCGGCCTTCGTCCCCCGGCACCGGCTCGTGCACGCCAGCCACCGCCGCCGCCCGGGCCTGCGCCTGACCCGCACCGGCCTGGTCCTGGAGTCCCTGATCCCGACGGTCCTGGAACAGAAGGTCACCGCCGACGAGGCGTACCGCGCCTGGCGCCGCCTGGTACGCCAGTACGGCGAACCGGCTCCGGGCCCGGGCCCGATCCCCGGCCCCGGCCTCTACGTCATGCCCGACCCCCGCACCTGGACCCTCATCCCCTCCTGGGACTGGCACAAGGCCGGCGTCGACTCCAAACGCTCCGCCACCATCGTCCGCGCGGCCCGCCACGCCGCACGCCTCGAAGAGGCCGCCGCCATGGACCTGCCGGCCGCCGCCGCCCGCCTGGAGGCGATCCCCGGCATCGGCCCGTGGACCTCCGCCGAGACCCTCCAGCGAAGCAACGGCGCGGCCGACGCCGTCACCACCGGCGACCTGCACCTGCCCGGCATCATCGGCTACGCCCTGGCCGGGAACCGGGACGCAGACGACGCCGCCATGCTGGAGCTCCTCGCGCCCTACGCCGGCCAGCGCCACCGCGCGGCCCGCCTCGTCCTCCTGGCCGGGGCCACCCCGCCCCGCCGGGCACCCCGGATGCCCCGGGGCGACATCGGCAAGCTCTAG
- a CDS encoding peptidoglycan recognition protein family protein, with protein MRAFLASSIGVATAAALALPLALPSTALAHPAATRQSAGAGSTAPAAPPAVAGSTQSLPLVPVGPAADRATGVPGMSTSPRLPETRGLSAREVKTFSLVGVVWDDAGTHLDGRVQVRTRSVTTSAWSEWQEVDTHNSEHAADPDTAERGTGRVRGSTAPLWVGESDGIEVRVQAEHGDREVSSGLPTGMRIELVDPGDSSRPHSDAKNGTGETSPAVDDDDKGELPLLPGMTMEMAESSSANVPMAPLGAQEIPALNKADSTADAVLADEALAAAPYIGPRPKIVTRLGWGADESLREKGFVYTNTVKAAFVHHTASGNNYACKDAPAVLRSLYRYHVVSSGWRDIGYNFAVDKCGTVYEGRAGGVAKAVLGAHTMGFNTDSMGVAVIGTFTSTAAPKAAVDAVARLTAWKLGLFGADPRAKTTLKSGGGNLYAKGSNVRLNVISGHRDGFATECPGRQLYNTLPPTRTASAKLQGRP; from the coding sequence ATGCGTGCATTCCTTGCTTCCTCCATCGGCGTCGCGACGGCTGCCGCACTGGCCCTGCCGCTCGCGCTCCCCTCCACGGCCCTCGCACACCCGGCGGCGACGCGGCAATCGGCCGGGGCGGGGTCGACGGCCCCCGCGGCCCCGCCGGCCGTCGCCGGATCCACCCAGTCCCTGCCGCTCGTCCCCGTCGGACCCGCGGCGGACCGCGCCACCGGGGTCCCCGGCATGAGCACCTCGCCCCGGCTGCCCGAGACCCGCGGCCTGTCGGCGCGCGAGGTCAAGACCTTCTCGCTCGTCGGCGTCGTCTGGGACGACGCGGGCACCCACCTCGACGGCCGCGTCCAGGTCCGCACCCGCTCCGTGACCACCTCGGCCTGGTCCGAGTGGCAGGAGGTCGACACCCACAACAGCGAACACGCCGCCGACCCCGACACTGCGGAACGCGGCACCGGCCGGGTCCGCGGCAGCACCGCCCCCCTGTGGGTCGGGGAGTCCGACGGCATCGAGGTCCGCGTCCAGGCGGAACACGGTGACCGCGAGGTGAGCAGCGGGCTCCCGACGGGCATGCGCATCGAGCTCGTGGACCCGGGAGACTCCTCCCGCCCCCACTCGGACGCGAAGAACGGCACCGGGGAGACCTCGCCCGCCGTCGACGACGACGACAAGGGAGAACTGCCCCTGCTCCCCGGCATGACGATGGAGATGGCGGAGTCCTCCTCCGCCAACGTGCCGATGGCCCCCCTCGGCGCCCAGGAGATCCCCGCCCTCAACAAGGCCGACTCCACCGCCGACGCGGTCCTCGCCGACGAGGCGCTCGCGGCCGCCCCGTACATCGGCCCGCGCCCGAAGATCGTCACCCGGCTCGGATGGGGCGCGGACGAGAGCCTGCGCGAGAAGGGCTTCGTCTACACGAACACGGTCAAGGCCGCCTTCGTCCACCACACCGCGTCCGGCAACAACTACGCCTGCAAGGACGCCCCGGCGGTCCTGCGCAGCCTGTACCGCTACCACGTGGTCAGCAGCGGCTGGCGGGACATCGGCTACAACTTCGCCGTCGACAAGTGCGGAACCGTCTACGAGGGCCGGGCGGGCGGAGTCGCCAAGGCGGTGCTCGGCGCGCACACCATGGGCTTCAACACGGACAGCATGGGCGTCGCGGTCATCGGCACCTTCACCTCCACGGCCGCCCCCAAGGCGGCGGTCGACGCGGTGGCCCGCCTCACCGCCTGGAAGCTGGGCCTCTTCGGAGCGGACCCCCGCGCGAAGACCACCCTCAAGTCGGGCGGCGGCAACCTCTACGCGAAGGGCAGCAACGTCCGCCTGAACGTCATCTCCGGCCACCGCGACGGCTTCGCCACGGAATGCCCGGGCCGCCAGCTCTACAACACCCTCCCCCCCACCCGAACGGCCTCAGCCAAACTCCAGGGCCGCCCCTGA
- a CDS encoding TIGR03089 family protein, which produces MNATDRTPADLLRSALAADPGRPLVTFYDDATGERVELSVATFANWVAKTANLLQGDLGAEPGDRLALLLPAHWQSAVWLLACASVGVVVEVGGDPGGADLVVSGPDTLEEAAACSGERVALALRPLGGRFPQPPAGFADYAVEVPGQGDRFAPFQPVDADGPGLVVGGEELSYARICERAREDAAKLGFGEGARVLSRQGYDSWEGLSAGLYAALATGGSVVLCRNAGELAEGALAQRIESERVTHTA; this is translated from the coding sequence GTGAACGCCACTGACCGCACCCCTGCCGACCTGCTGCGATCCGCGCTCGCCGCCGATCCCGGCCGCCCGCTCGTGACCTTCTACGACGACGCCACGGGCGAGCGCGTCGAATTGTCCGTCGCCACCTTCGCCAATTGGGTGGCCAAGACCGCCAATCTGCTCCAGGGAGACCTGGGCGCCGAGCCCGGCGACCGGCTCGCCCTGCTGCTCCCCGCGCACTGGCAGAGCGCCGTGTGGCTGCTCGCCTGTGCCTCGGTCGGGGTCGTGGTGGAGGTGGGCGGGGATCCGGGCGGCGCCGACCTCGTGGTGAGCGGCCCGGACACGCTGGAGGAGGCCGCCGCGTGCTCCGGCGAGCGGGTGGCGCTCGCGCTGCGGCCGCTGGGCGGGCGCTTCCCGCAGCCGCCGGCCGGGTTCGCCGACTACGCGGTGGAGGTGCCGGGGCAGGGCGACCGGTTCGCGCCCTTCCAGCCCGTGGACGCGGACGGCCCGGGCCTGGTGGTCGGCGGCGAGGAGCTCTCGTACGCCCGGATCTGCGAGCGGGCCCGCGAGGACGCGGCGAAGCTCGGCTTCGGCGAGGGTGCCCGGGTGCTGTCCCGGCAGGGCTACGACAGCTGGGAGGGGCTCTCGGCCGGGCTCTACGCGGCCCTGGCCACGGGCGGCTCCGTGGTGCTGTGCCGCAACGCCGGGGAGCTGGCGGAGGGGGCACTGGCCCAGCGGATCGAGAGCGAGCGGGTCACCCACACGGCCTGA
- a CDS encoding LCP family protein: MTDSAGIPGGTDAAGGEKPPNGRKRRRLLRWIGLGTGLLVVAGAGTGWWIYDKLDGNIVEDTSAAAELRRYDKERPAHLAGGAQNILLIGSDSRTGAGNARYGQDQGTQRSDTTILLHLPADRKSATAVSVPRDLMTEIPACLKPDGSRTREQFAQFNWAFEWGGTACTIRTVEAMTGIRVDHHMVLDFSGFKKMVDAIGGVEVCLRRPVDDTEAKLKLPAGRQTLQGEQALGFVRARYSLGNGSDTERMERQQAFLGSLVKKVQSNGVLLNPARLYPLLDAATSSVTTDPGLASLRGLYELVRGVRDIPTEQIKFLTVPRRPYAADRNRDELREPDATQLFQRLRSDQPLAIAPPAATPAPAGDRADEDKAVTDEADGATSGTGERPGTAEPSTPVPTFTGTTAGVADCR; encoded by the coding sequence GTGACGGACAGCGCGGGCATACCGGGCGGCACCGATGCGGCCGGAGGCGAGAAGCCTCCGAACGGCCGCAAGCGGCGCCGCCTGCTGCGCTGGATCGGGCTCGGGACCGGCCTGCTCGTCGTCGCCGGAGCGGGCACGGGCTGGTGGATCTACGACAAGCTCGACGGGAACATCGTCGAGGACACCTCCGCCGCCGCCGAGCTGCGCCGCTACGACAAGGAGCGCCCGGCCCACCTGGCGGGCGGCGCGCAGAACATCCTGCTGATCGGCTCGGACTCCCGCACCGGCGCGGGCAACGCCCGGTACGGGCAGGACCAGGGCACCCAGCGCTCGGACACCACGATCCTGCTGCACCTGCCGGCGGACCGGAAGAGCGCGACGGCGGTGTCGGTACCGCGGGACCTGATGACGGAGATACCCGCGTGCCTGAAGCCCGACGGAAGCCGGACCAGGGAGCAGTTCGCCCAGTTCAACTGGGCCTTCGAATGGGGCGGGACCGCCTGCACGATCCGTACGGTGGAGGCGATGACCGGGATCCGGGTCGATCACCACATGGTGCTGGACTTCAGCGGCTTCAAGAAGATGGTGGACGCCATAGGCGGCGTGGAGGTGTGTCTGCGGCGGCCGGTGGACGACACCGAGGCCAAGCTGAAGCTGCCGGCGGGCCGCCAGACCCTGCAGGGCGAGCAGGCGCTGGGCTTCGTACGGGCCCGCTACAGCCTGGGCAACGGCAGTGACACCGAGCGGATGGAGCGCCAGCAGGCGTTCCTCGGGTCGCTCGTCAAGAAGGTGCAGAGCAACGGGGTGCTGCTCAACCCGGCGCGGCTGTACCCGCTGCTGGACGCGGCGACCTCCTCGGTGACCACCGACCCGGGGCTGGCCTCGCTGCGCGGGCTGTACGAGCTCGTCCGGGGCGTGCGCGACATCCCGACCGAGCAGATCAAGTTCCTCACGGTGCCGCGCCGGCCGTACGCCGCCGACCGCAACCGCGACGAGCTGCGGGAGCCGGACGCGACCCAGCTCTTCCAGCGGCTGCGGTCGGACCAGCCGCTCGCCATCGCCCCGCCCGCGGCCACGCCCGCTCCGGCCGGGGACCGGGCAGATGAGGACAAGGCGGTCACGGACGAGGCGGACGGCGCCACGAGCGGTACCGGGGAGCGCCCGGGAACCGCAGAGCCCTCCACGCCCGTCCCCACCTTCACGGGCACCACGGCCGGCGTGGCCGACTGCCGGTAA
- a CDS encoding LCP family protein — protein sequence MDAQSRGRADEIDPADQWVLNPRTGNYELRLEQSAPQAPPQRRAPGATPRRAPGAPASPGSPASPAGPAVPGPRRGEAPPGGGRRGGRPRRGGGGGGRRKKILVVTGGTLAFLLVGGSIAGYLYYDHLNGNLNVTDIGDAGTSGGFKKDQAINILVIGTDKRSGTGNEGYGDAGSVGHADTTILFHVAKDRSNATALSIPRDLITNVPTCPTKQPDGSTKDIPGERGARFNTSLGQAGRDPGCTMRTVKELTGIQVDHFMMADFNAVKNLSTAVGGVPVCVAKDVNDKDSKLKLKAGSHRLQGEQALAFVRTRHAFGQRSDLDRIKTQQQFLGSMMREMKSKETLTSPQKFLSLAEAATKSLSVDSGIGSIAKLTDLASELKNIDLKNITFTTLPVIDNPAEPVGAKATVVVKQAQAEPLLQMIRGDVSLTEVEKKEQAAKDAAATDAKAKLDALMQGPRAAAKDVRVDVYNGGGPAGSASGTLNWLQNTKGVPKSSNLGNAPAKVATTQLEYAPNQADQARALADMMGLPATALKVGTADAAPKTPMKLTLGPDFKGAGVSMTAPQQAPEGVQRVEADKSVCAK from the coding sequence GTGGATGCGCAAAGCCGTGGACGGGCCGACGAGATCGACCCCGCAGACCAGTGGGTACTCAACCCCCGCACCGGCAACTACGAACTGCGACTGGAGCAATCCGCTCCGCAAGCGCCTCCTCAGCGGCGCGCGCCCGGCGCGACACCGCGCAGGGCCCCCGGTGCCCCCGCTTCCCCCGGCTCCCCCGCCTCTCCCGCGGGCCCCGCGGTTCCCGGACCGCGCCGCGGTGAGGCCCCGCCCGGCGGAGGCCGCCGCGGCGGACGCCCCCGCAGGGGCGGAGGGGGCGGCGGCCGGCGCAAGAAGATCCTGGTGGTCACCGGCGGAACACTGGCGTTCCTGCTGGTCGGCGGGTCGATCGCCGGCTACCTCTACTACGACCACCTGAACGGCAACCTCAACGTCACCGACATCGGTGACGCCGGTACGAGCGGCGGATTCAAGAAGGACCAGGCGATCAACATCCTGGTCATCGGCACGGACAAGCGCAGCGGCACGGGCAACGAGGGCTACGGCGACGCCGGCAGCGTCGGGCACGCCGACACCACGATCCTGTTCCACGTCGCGAAGGACCGCTCCAACGCCACCGCGCTGTCCATCCCGCGCGACCTGATCACCAACGTGCCGACCTGCCCGACGAAGCAGCCGGACGGCTCGACGAAGGACATCCCCGGCGAGCGGGGGGCCCGCTTCAACACCAGCCTGGGGCAGGCGGGTCGCGACCCGGGCTGCACGATGCGCACGGTCAAGGAGCTCACCGGGATCCAGGTCGACCACTTCATGATGGCCGACTTCAACGCGGTGAAGAACCTGAGCACGGCGGTCGGCGGGGTGCCGGTCTGCGTGGCCAAGGACGTCAACGACAAGGACTCCAAGCTCAAGCTGAAGGCGGGCTCGCACCGGCTGCAGGGCGAGCAGGCGCTGGCCTTCGTCCGGACCCGGCACGCCTTCGGCCAGCGCAGCGACCTCGACCGTATCAAGACCCAGCAGCAGTTCCTCGGTTCGATGATGCGGGAGATGAAGTCGAAGGAGACGCTGACCAGTCCGCAGAAGTTCCTCTCCCTCGCCGAGGCGGCCACCAAATCGCTGAGCGTGGACTCGGGAATAGGATCGATCGCCAAACTCACCGATCTCGCGAGTGAGTTGAAGAACATCGACCTCAAGAACATCACCTTCACCACGCTCCCGGTCATCGACAATCCGGCGGAGCCGGTCGGCGCGAAGGCCACCGTGGTGGTCAAGCAGGCGCAGGCGGAGCCCCTGCTCCAGATGATCCGGGGCGACGTCTCCCTCACCGAGGTCGAGAAGAAGGAGCAGGCCGCGAAGGACGCGGCGGCCACGGACGCGAAGGCCAAGCTGGACGCCCTCATGCAGGGCCCCCGCGCGGCGGCCAAGGACGTCCGGGTGGACGTCTACAACGGCGGCGGCCCGGCCGGATCCGCGTCCGGCACCCTGAACTGGCTGCAGAACACCAAGGGGGTGCCCAAGTCCAGCAACCTGGGCAACGCGCCCGCCAAGGTGGCGACCACGCAGCTGGAGTACGCGCCCAACCAGGCCGACCAGGCAAGGGCGTTGGCGGACATGATGGGCCTGCCGGCGACGGCGTTGAAGGTGGGCACGGCCGACGCCGCGCCCAAGACACCGATGAAGCTGACGCTCGGTCCGGATTTCAAGGGGGCGGGGGTCTCCATGACGGCGCCTCAGCAGGCGCCGGAGGGCGTCCAGCGGGTGGAAGCGGACAAGTCCGTCTGCGCCAAGTGA